One Macadamia integrifolia cultivar HAES 741 unplaced genomic scaffold, SCU_Mint_v3 scaffold_158A, whole genome shotgun sequence genomic window carries:
- the LOC122070936 gene encoding uncharacterized protein LOC122070936, whose protein sequence is MSSTSEAWIVAASVGAVEALKDQGFCRWNYAIRSLHQHAKNNCGSLSQAKRFPSSSSSIAMAKKVVSSDEKMKQSEESLRKVMYLSCWGPN, encoded by the coding sequence ATGAGTTCTACGAGCGAAGCTTGGATCGTGGCTGCAAGCGTTGGGGCAGTCGAAGCACTGAAGGATCAAGGGTTCTGTAGATGGAATTACGCCATTAGATCTCTCCATCAACACGCCAAGAACAATTGCGGATCTCTTTCTCAAGCCAAAAGatttccctcttcctcttcttcaattgcgATGGCAAAGAAGGTAGTTTCATCCGATGAGAAGATGAAGCAATCGGAAGAATCTCTCAGGAAAGTTATGTACTTGAGCTGTTGGGGTCCCAATTGA